One genomic segment of Choristoneura fumiferana chromosome Z, NRCan_CFum_1, whole genome shotgun sequence includes these proteins:
- the LOC141432834 gene encoding uncharacterized protein, with amino-acid sequence MSFCLLLRSIAVIQVVLALRVLPQERSDYMNERRASKNMKKFDSSNVLLDSVMNNLKKQNRHNQKHGIGVKILRHDEETTVSGMDAPKGEDLAQILREENELKGIGSESSVLLERPYIQHKGKHDFLVMESDHVDPFVTVVPNNIYYNVEKPCVNWLDSCSLQGIRAHLLQKVRSPFK; translated from the exons ATGAGCTTC tGTTTATTACTGCGAAGCATTGCTGTTATACAAGTGGTATTAGCGCTTAGGGTTCTGCCACAGGAACGATCTGACTACATGAATGAACGACGAGCTtcgaaaaatatgaaaaaatttgATTCTTCGAATGTTCTGCTAGATTCTGtcatgaataatttaaaaaaacaaaatagacATAACCAGAAACACGGAATTGGGGTCAAAATTCTCCGTCATGACGAAGAAACCACCGTTTCAGGCATGGATGCCCCCAAGGGTGAAGACTTGGCTCAAATTCTGCGAGAAGAAAATGAATTAAAGGGAATCGGATCAGAATCATCTGTGTTACTAGAGAGGCCATATATACAACACAAAGGTAAACATGATTTCCTGGTCATGGAATCTGACCACGTCGATCCATTCGTGACAGTTGTGCCAAATAACATATACTATAATGTGGAAAAACCATGTGTGAACTGGCTAGATTCTTGTTCCCTTCAAGGAATTCGAGCTCACTTATTACAAAAAGTCCGATCTCCTTTTAAGTAG